The Salmonella enterica subsp. houtenae serovar Houten genome has a segment encoding these proteins:
- the wrbA gene encoding trp repressor binding protein produces the protein MAKILVLYYSMYGHIETMAHAVAEGAKKVDGAEVIIKRVPETMPPEIFAKAGGKTQNAPVATPQELAEYDAIIFGTPTRFGNMSGQMRTFLDQTGGLWASGALYGKLGSVFSSTGTGGGQEQTITSTWTTLAHHGMVIVPIGYAAQELFDVSQVRGGTPYGATTIAGGDGSRQPSQEELSIARYQGEYVAGLAVKLNG, from the coding sequence ATGGCAAAGATTCTGGTGCTCTATTATTCCATGTACGGACATATTGAAACCATGGCGCACGCGGTGGCGGAAGGGGCAAAGAAAGTCGACGGCGCAGAGGTCATTATAAAGCGTGTGCCAGAAACGATGCCGCCTGAAATCTTCGCAAAAGCTGGCGGTAAAACGCAAAACGCACCCGTTGCCACCCCACAGGAGCTGGCGGAGTACGATGCCATTATTTTTGGTACGCCAACCCGCTTTGGCAATATGTCAGGCCAGATGCGTACCTTCCTGGATCAAACCGGCGGACTGTGGGCATCTGGCGCGCTATACGGCAAGCTCGGCAGTGTGTTCAGTTCTACCGGAACGGGCGGCGGCCAGGAGCAGACCATTACCTCGACCTGGACTACGCTTGCCCATCATGGAATGGTGATTGTCCCGATAGGCTATGCCGCACAGGAGCTGTTTGACGTCTCTCAGGTTCGCGGCGGCACGCCTTACGGCGCAACGACTATCGCCGGAGGCGACGGTTCACGCCAGCCAAGCCAGGAGGAACTCTCTATCGCTCGCTATCAGGGGGAATACGTCGCCGGTCTGGCAGTCAAACTCAACGGCTAA
- the SBOV10341 gene encoding putative cytoplasmic protein — protein sequence MPTQEAKMHHVGEWASLRNTSPEIAEAIFEVAHYDEKLAEKIWEEGSDEVLIKAFEKTDKDSLFWGEQTIERKNV from the coding sequence ATGCCAACTCAAGAAGCAAAAATGCACCACGTCGGGGAATGGGCAAGTCTGCGTAATACGTCGCCGGAAATTGCCGAAGCCATTTTTGAAGTCGCTCACTATGACGAGAAACTGGCAGAAAAAATATGGGAAGAAGGTAGTGATGAGGTGCTGATCAAAGCCTTTGAGAAGACGGATAAAGACTCGCTCTTCTGGGGCGAGCAGACCATCGAACGTAAGAACGTATAA